One window of the Halobacillus litoralis genome contains the following:
- the hisD gene encoding histidinol dehydrogenase, with product MKIISKSDLVSLKRSVDQGTEAQRKSVQSIIEQVKLHGDRAVKEYTERFDKTALDSLQVTREEFEKAYEAMDGEFVEILQEAADNIRTFHEKQISHSWFDTSIDGTILGQKITPLDAVGVYVPGGTATYPSSVFMNVIPAQVAGVEKIVMVTPPGEDGKIPDGVLLAAHILGVENVYKVGGAQAIAALAYGTETISAVDKITGPGNVFVALAKREVFGDVDIDMIAGPSEITVLADDTALAPEIAADLLSQAEHDARSSSVLVTASEDLAEKVQTEVHHQLEDLPRADIARQSVEDYGMIIVCDTWDEAIETVNDIAPEHLEIITSDPFQHLGKIKHAGAIFLGPYSSEPVGDYFAGPNHVLPTNGTARFSSPLTVDDFVKKSSVISYSREALQTNADKIARFARLEGLEAHARAVESRKERWK from the coding sequence ATGAAAATCATTTCTAAATCGGACCTTGTGTCTTTGAAGCGTAGTGTAGATCAAGGAACGGAAGCACAACGGAAATCTGTGCAGAGTATCATTGAGCAGGTCAAACTGCACGGCGATCGTGCTGTGAAAGAATATACAGAGCGTTTTGATAAAACGGCACTCGATTCCCTCCAGGTAACGAGAGAAGAATTTGAGAAAGCTTATGAAGCTATGGACGGAGAGTTTGTTGAAATTTTGCAGGAAGCTGCAGATAATATCCGTACTTTCCACGAAAAACAAATCTCGCATTCATGGTTTGATACTTCCATTGACGGTACGATTTTAGGCCAAAAAATCACACCGCTGGATGCCGTTGGAGTTTATGTGCCTGGGGGGACGGCCACTTATCCATCCTCTGTGTTTATGAATGTAATTCCTGCTCAAGTGGCTGGAGTGGAAAAAATCGTAATGGTCACGCCTCCGGGAGAAGACGGAAAAATACCAGACGGTGTCCTGCTTGCTGCCCATATTTTAGGTGTGGAAAATGTGTATAAAGTTGGAGGAGCCCAAGCAATTGCTGCACTTGCCTATGGTACGGAAACGATTTCTGCTGTCGATAAGATCACAGGACCAGGGAATGTTTTTGTCGCTCTTGCAAAACGCGAAGTTTTCGGGGATGTGGATATAGACATGATTGCTGGACCGAGTGAGATCACTGTCCTGGCAGATGACACGGCCCTAGCGCCGGAAATTGCTGCAGATCTACTGTCCCAAGCAGAGCACGATGCCCGTTCGTCCAGTGTCCTTGTTACAGCCAGCGAGGATTTGGCTGAGAAAGTACAAACAGAAGTACATCACCAGCTAGAGGACCTTCCGAGGGCAGATATTGCCAGACAAAGTGTGGAAGACTATGGGATGATTATCGTTTGTGACACATGGGACGAAGCAATTGAGACGGTCAACGACATTGCACCAGAACATTTAGAAATCATAACGTCTGACCCTTTCCAACACTTAGGGAAAATCAAGCATGCAGGGGCCATCTTCTTAGGACCCTACAGCAGTGAGCCTGTCGGCGATTATTTTGCTGGACCGAATCATGTCCTTCCGACAAACGGAACGGCGCGTTTTTCCAGCCCTTTGACTGTTGATGATTTTGTGAAAAAATCGAGTGTCATCTCTTACAGTCGTGAAGCATTGCAAACGAATGCAGATAAAATAGCACGGTTCGCCCGCCTGGAAGGCTTGGAAGCACACGCACGAGCAGTAGAATCGAGAAAGGAGCGCTGGAAATGA
- the hisG gene encoding ATP phosphoribosyltransferase translates to MSKPLTIAMPKGRIYEEAAELMKQAGYDLGADLEESRKLILEFPEQNIRVMMAKPMDVVTYVEYGAADLGIAGKDVLLEQDRDVYEVLDLKISPCYVAVAGLPGQPLSRIAPKIATKYPRVASDYFREQGEQIEIIPLNGSIELAPLIGLADRIVDIVSTGRTLKENGLVEYEKITEITSRLIVNPVSYRMKSKEIEQMVTNLSAVMEGNRR, encoded by the coding sequence ATGAGTAAACCTTTGACGATCGCCATGCCGAAGGGACGCATTTACGAAGAGGCTGCTGAACTCATGAAGCAGGCGGGCTATGACTTAGGAGCTGATTTAGAAGAATCAAGAAAGTTGATTTTAGAGTTTCCTGAACAGAACATCCGGGTCATGATGGCAAAGCCGATGGATGTCGTCACTTATGTGGAGTATGGAGCCGCTGACCTTGGAATTGCTGGAAAAGATGTCCTGCTTGAACAGGACCGTGACGTTTATGAAGTGCTCGATTTGAAAATCAGCCCGTGTTATGTCGCAGTCGCAGGTTTACCGGGACAGCCACTCAGCCGGATTGCTCCCAAGATCGCTACCAAATATCCCAGAGTAGCTTCAGACTATTTCAGGGAACAAGGGGAGCAAATCGAAATCATCCCACTTAACGGTTCGATTGAGCTGGCGCCATTGATCGGATTGGCTGATCGTATTGTCGATATCGTTTCAACGGGACGTACACTGAAGGAAAATGGATTAGTCGAATATGAAAAAATTACAGAAATCACTTCTCGTTTAATCGTCAATCCAGTCAGTTACCGCATGAAAAGCAAAGAGATCGAACAGATGGTAACAAACTTGAGCGCTGTTATGGAGGGGAATCGCCGATGA
- a CDS encoding ATP phosphoribosyltransferase regulatory subunit: protein MVKRLMFEKPLGMRDTLPFFYKQKSKARRKLSNAILSYGYSFMDTPIMEYHETVGKVSATMDQQLFKLLDQQGHTLVLRPDMTAPIARVAASQLKNSEFPLRLAYDGPVFRAQQTEGGKPAQFEQVGTELIGDHSSYGDAEVIALLVESLKQTGLDDFVITVGHIGYVKAFFNEWLGDDQGTIDTLLNHLYRKNYVGYRETVKSLAVSEDKQETLLQLLTLKGGTEVFDSSRSLARNQSCMQAVNELKQLFRLLQQYDVEKYVYFDLNLISHMDYYTGVLFEGYAPHIGALLCNGGRYDTLLPSFQLNTSATGFAIHLERLVEALHEQEDEERRIGIIVDDDSYTKGIAESKSKRQEGYAVLLQHVDQIPDVQAFQQALAETIDFTKSGGASNE, encoded by the coding sequence TTGGTTAAACGGTTGATGTTCGAAAAACCATTGGGAATGCGAGACACGCTTCCTTTTTTTTATAAACAAAAATCAAAAGCACGGAGAAAATTATCAAATGCCATTCTCTCTTACGGGTACTCATTTATGGATACCCCTATTATGGAGTATCACGAAACGGTAGGGAAAGTGAGTGCGACGATGGATCAGCAATTATTCAAGTTGTTGGACCAGCAAGGCCACACACTTGTTTTGAGGCCTGACATGACGGCACCGATTGCACGAGTCGCAGCTTCCCAACTGAAGAACTCTGAATTTCCATTGCGTCTTGCCTATGACGGTCCTGTATTCCGGGCTCAGCAGACGGAAGGTGGGAAACCGGCTCAGTTTGAACAAGTAGGTACCGAGTTGATCGGTGACCATTCTTCGTATGGAGATGCTGAAGTCATTGCTCTCCTGGTTGAATCATTGAAACAGACAGGATTAGACGACTTTGTCATTACTGTCGGTCATATCGGATACGTTAAAGCCTTTTTTAATGAATGGCTCGGGGATGATCAAGGTACAATCGATACATTGTTGAATCACTTATATCGCAAGAACTACGTCGGTTACCGCGAAACCGTCAAAAGCCTTGCTGTCAGTGAGGATAAACAAGAAACTTTGCTGCAATTACTCACCCTTAAAGGGGGCACAGAGGTCTTTGATTCCAGTCGATCTCTTGCTCGTAACCAATCGTGCATGCAGGCCGTGAATGAATTGAAGCAGCTTTTTCGTTTGTTGCAGCAATACGACGTGGAGAAATATGTTTATTTTGATTTGAATTTGATCAGCCACATGGATTATTATACAGGGGTTCTTTTTGAAGGGTATGCTCCTCATATCGGCGCGCTTCTTTGCAATGGAGGTCGTTACGATACATTGCTCCCATCCTTCCAGTTGAATACATCAGCGACTGGGTTTGCGATTCATTTGGAGCGTCTTGTCGAAGCGTTGCATGAACAAGAAGATGAAGAAAGACGAATCGGAATCATTGTGGATGATGATAGTTATACCAAAGGGATTGCAGAATCCAAAAGCAAACGTCAAGAAGGCTACGCTGTTCTGCTTCAGCATGTAGATCAAATTCCTGATGTCCAAGCTTTTCAGCAAGCGTTGGCGGAAACCATCGATTTCACGAAAAGTGGGGGTGCAAGCAATGAGTAA